In Oryzias melastigma strain HK-1 linkage group LG6, ASM292280v2, whole genome shotgun sequence, the DNA window gtatatttttgtttttaatgcttgaaataaatgaacaaatcaaacaatttgaaaatggaaaatccTCTCGTgcttttggggttgtttttaaTTCAGTATAACTTTCTGGGTCCCACATGTTCTCGGATATAGCTTTAACCACGTGGGCAGTCACGTGATCTCAAACTACCCTGACGTCAGAGCCAACATGTCTCCCTGAAAGAACTCATTAGTTTGAGTCTCAGCCTCGATAATCCGGTTCCGTTTGCACCGGGTTTTACCGGCGGAGGACATGAAGACGTTCTGCGGCGGAGCGAACCCGACCACCGGTGCTCCGGACCGGGAGGAGGAGAGCGAGGAGTTCGACGAGTTCGACTACCACCAGGAGATCGCTCGGTAGGCTCGCGAGGAGGCGGCACGCGGGGCCACACCGGTATTATCGCACGTGCCCACCGCGCGCGTCCCAGTTATAGATCAGAATCAAAAGAAAAGTTCCACGATTACGGCGCGCGCCCGCGTTTGCNNNNNNNNNNNNNNNNNNNNNNNNNNNNNNNNNNNNNNNNNgggggggggggggggggggcaaccCCCCATAATCCACGTGGAATGAAATAGTAAATGGGGTGTACTTGTACTTCCTGTCAACCGTCCTccaaaggcccaaagtgctttacagtcacacacattcacacactctcacacattcagtcacacagtcacacacattcacacacattcacacacattcacacattcacacacacacagtcactcagtcacacattcacacagtcacacacattcacacagtcacacacattcacacacattcacacattcacacacactcagtcacacattcacacagtcacacacattcacacacattcacacagtcacacacattcacacacattcacacagtcacacacattcacacacattcacacacattcacacacattcacacattcacacacactcagTCACTCAGTCACTCAgtcacacagtcacacacattcacacagtcacacacattcacacagtcacacacattcacacattcacacacacacccactcacacacattcacacacactcacacacattcacacactcacacacattcacacacactcacacacattcacacacattcacacacattcacacacattcacacacactcacacacattcacacacattcacacactgatggtggcgcCGCTGCCCACCACTGGTGCCGACCTTCCACCAGAGGAAACTTTCAAATAAGATTGTTATCTGAAACCAGAACTCAATAATTGAGGAATCAGTCATGAAATGTTGTTAATCTGATGATTATTTTCAGGTCCTGTTATGCTGATATGCTGCACGATCATGACAGGGTGAGAACACATTTCTGTGCTTAacctttattaatatttaagcaTCAGTGGTATTGATCACTGATATACAATCATATTTAACTTATTGATAAACaaaatcttctgtttctgtcatggaatcttcatttattttaacattatttattttaacttaactCAAATAATATTAGTATATTTTAATGTTGGTCTAAGAGGGtcgatatacatttttttagaagttattATTATTGGACAAATATAACATTCATTTGTGTTCTTTAACCCTGAATACCTTCAGgatcaaaattagattttttttttacttttagttttacttctttttctattttttttatttttctggcaGCTGTTACCAAGCAtgaatttaacaacaaaaaagtcaaattaacttTGATGAAAGTTGCTCTTGGATTCTTcaggtttaaagtttaaacaaagtttgatttcttttagAATGAGAAATATTATGAGGGAATCCGTGGCGCTGTGGCGAGACTGAAGGCTCGTGGCGAGACGGTCATCGTTCTGGACATCGGGACGGGAACCGGCCTGCTGTCCATGATGGCCGTCACGGCCGGAGCGGATCTCTGCTACGCTGTGGAGGTACGGAGCCCAGAATCCATCTCTGTGGAGACACTTCAGGATAACTGTTACGGCGTTCACACCAGAGTTCAATGAAGCGTAACCATGGAAATGAAACACGTTCAGAGTCGACACGTTAATGTGAACGTAGcaggaaatgtttaaataacaaaaaaacatgatttgtttttagtttttgttggtttcagTGACGATCAGTTTTTATTGATGTGTTAATGTTTGTTAAAGTCGTCGTGTGTTTGTTAGCATTGCTCAGcatgttttgtgttgttgtgcaCACAAAGGTGAAGTGAAGGTGtcgtgctgcaggtttttaagCCCATGGCAGAAGCGGCTCAGAACATCGTGCAGAGAAACGGTTTTTCTGACCAGATCAAGATCATCAACAAACATTCCTCTGACGTCTCCGTGGGACCAGGTGAGACGGCGCCGACACCTGCTGCTTTTAGATCTGTGGTTCCGTTCGTAAAACCCGCCTGGCTCAGAACTCTGCAGCAGATGTCTCTCCTTAAAATGTCTTTGAAGTCGACGCTCCTGGACGACGTTCTCGTCACTGTCGTCCAATCAGATGCAGACATGCAGACGAGGGCCAACCTCCTGATCACAGAGCTGTTCGATACTGAGCTGATCGGGGAAGGAGCTCTGCCCAGTTACGAGCACGCCCACCgacacctggtccaggtgagCTCCTCAGAGTCGTCGCTTCCTCACcgaaggaggaggagcctctGAAATGCGGCGGTCTGTCCTTCAGGAGCGCTGCGAGGCCGTCCCCCACAGAGCCACCGTCTACGCCCAGCTGGTGGAGTCGGAGCTGCTGTGGGGCTGGACGCAGCTGCAGCCGACAGAGGTGGGAGGACTGCGTCTGCTCCCCCCCCCCGCCGTGAGCCGCTGCGCAGGCGCCCACTCGGTGTGCGACGTGCAGCTGAGCCAGGTGTCCCCGGCCAGCTTCACGCCGCTCAGTCCAGTCTGCAGCATGTTCAGGTGAGCAGAAGGTCCGGTTCTGCTGGGACGCTCGACGCCCGCCGCCGCTAACCCCTCCTCCCTGCCCCGCCTCCAGCGTGGACTTCAGCAAACCAGTAAGCAGCGCCTTCCAGACCCACTCCTCCCAGTTTGTGGCTCGGGGCAGCGGCAGAGGTCAGGTCGTCCTGTCCTGGTGGGACCTCCACATGGATCCCGCCGGAGACGTCGTGTGCTCCATGGCGCCCAGCTGGATGTATGCTGACCCAAAGGGGGCGCCGGTGAGTGGCGTTTTCCGCAGCGGCGTCCCACTTCGACCTTAAGGTTCTGCGTCAGCCTCAGACATGAAGGTGTGTTTCAGTGGCGGGATCACTGGATGCAGAGCGTCTACTTCCTGCCTGAGGAGAGTCCGGTGACGGAGGGCGCCGAGCTCTGTCTGACGGTCTGCCATGACGCCTACAGTCTGTGGTTCAGCGTGCAGCCGCACAGGTACTCTCAGTTTCAGGCTGAAGCGGCAGCGTCTTCTTTCCTCTGATGTTTCCTTGACGTTTCAGCCAGAAGGACCAGCAgactgaagctcctccccctcgaCCCAACTGCACCTGCCAGGCTCACCTGGTCTGGACTCGGCCGCGGTTCGGGGAGCTCAATGACAGACGGCGTACGGAGCGTTATGTTCAGGCTCTGCGCAGCGTGAGTGAGGATCAGCACCAGAACCGTGTCTCGGGTCGGTTCTGGTGAGTTGATCTGTGGCGTTGACTCCAGGTTCTGAAGGAAGACGGCGTCTGTCTGAGCGTCAGCGATGGAAGTCTGCTTCCTGTGTTGGCTCACCTGCTGGGAGCTAAGAAGGTATCGCTGCTGTAGAGTTTGCTGATGGAGATGTTTCTGTTCTAACCAGTTCTGGTTctctgacgatggaggacagAGACTCTGAACTCtatttgtaaatgtgtgttgACTAAAAACCTTCATTATGAAGCTctacccccccccaccccccacccccgttGTCCTTCATCTGTCGGTCGGTTTCTGATCTGCTTTCGTCTCTCAGGTCTACAGCTTGGAGAACTCCAGAATGTCCAAACAGGTGATTGAGCAGGTGAGTCTCTCTCTGATCCTGGTGTAAAGTCGTCTTTTCATgaggattctgctgtttttagtcaaaacacaaaaacttgtggttttctaggacatagtttctgcagagcggcagctcatccagctgcattcacaccagattCACACAGCAGGAACGCCGAGTTTCATTGTGAGGTCGATGTACAGACGTCAGCTGAGCTCCTGCGGTGCGATGCGGGGGTCAGACACGGCACACGCTTTGgacacgtgacgttttcagggACTCGATCAACGAGTAGAAAgtaaatccaatatggccgctcaaTGTCAggattttcatcctgaacttccatctattttcttaacccgcgaggttgctggagcctgtcccggTGAAGGGGGGGTTTCCTGTCTCGGGTTAATGGGGACAGAAGTTCCTCAAACGGGGCAACAGACGGGAGTGACGTTTAAAACGAAACGACGGTCATCCacagctctgctgcaggagGGAGGTACACCTCGCCGGGAGAGACTGAAGCCTCgcttcactgagcggtctggtccAGTCCgctattttgagcattttcgTTGTAAAACGgatccattaaacagttccgacccgtacctGTAGGGGGCCCCCAtgtgttgtaggtccatagaaaaacagGACGGTCGGGGCGGAGTCTCTGTTTCCACCCACTGATTGTCAGAAAGTGAGGAAGACAAATGAAAATACCAGTATAGCGCTGAGCTAGCTTAGCTAGCAATTCCATTTCTGTCTTTACAGCGTTTTTTTCTCAGtcgcccacaatcttctttaaacaacattaaCTTCCTGTTCTCCACGATGAACTAACagaaaagacgagctgctggatgacctccattgttgttgctttgctaGTCGTCATGCTACAACGACACGCTAGCGTCTGCAGCACGCTTGAAAAACAAACCGCTCTGTGGAAGCGAGGCTGAACTCTGAGGAAATGTTTGTCAGAATTTACTGGACCGGACGGCAGAGTGGAAACGCTcttgaatgatctggtgaactcAGACGCAACTTGCCGACGCCTCTGTAGAACTCTCCAAAACATAGAAAGCCacgctactcgctcaacatctgCCATGTTTTCTATGACGCggttgctcctcccacacacggcCAGGTCAACGCggttgctcctcccacacacggcCGGGGCGTTGACGACATATTCGTGCAGGCGTTGAGCGGCAAATTTGACAAacggcgaaagagggacggcCAGAACAAATCTGAAGatgaatgcagctttagaaattcacttctgatttgtgggcggggccattggTGTGGAGCAGCTCCGCCTCCACTTCCCTTTGCCTTTTACTGATGGATCAGAACAGAGAGCtgtgttttcatattttcaaacagcttttttcgTTTCCTCCAGATTCTcagtttgaatacagaaatactcagaaatgcaattttgagtttaatttctttataaatgtgagataaaaaaactaaaaactccATTTTCTGTGGGGTAGGTCCTGAAAACGCTGAGATCCACCAAAACCTTTTCCTTTCAGTCCAGAGTCCGTCTCTGCCGACGTCTTAGAATAACAGAAACAGGAATAACCGGTAAACCGTCCCGCTGCAGGTCATGGAGGCGAACGGCGTAACGGCAGGTGTGGAGCTGCTGGAGATCAGAGCAGATCACCTGAGCAGGAACGACCTCGGAGACCAACAGGTGAGTCCATTGAAGCTGTAGAGGCTGCTCCAGGTAACGATGGATGTTTGACATATCAGACAGTTGAGGGTTAATGCGCCGCTCTTATTCTTTAAATTACATCGAAACGAATGTAAAAGTTGGTCTTTGACTCATGACTGACAGCAGACACCTGACAGGTGTGTCCCGTCTCTCACAGGTCTCACTATTGATGGGGGAGCCGTTCTTCAGCACCAGCCTCTTACCGTGGCACTCCCTGTTCTTCTGGTACTGTCGCTCCGCCCTGTCGGGCCTCCTGCGACCCGACGCCACCATCCTGCCATGCTCCGCCTCCCTGCATGTGGCAGCTGTGGAGTTCCAGGTTAGAGAAGCGTTTCAATAGCACTGGATATATTTGAGGTCTTCTCCTCTTTTGCTTGAAGACTTTAGTGGTCCGATTCCTCTCATGAGGAGTTAGTGAAGATTCTGACGTTCTCAGGATTCTGCTGGACCTGAACCGCTGATCTACAGACCTTTGGCTGGTGGTTCTGCCAGGTTAGTCAGGACATAAAAACTCTGGATCTCCATCAGAAACAGAGAAGCCACTTAGATGAGCAGCTGAACATCTTTTGGATCAGCTAATCTCAGGGATCAGCTGATCTTAGGGATCAGTCTTTGAGGTCTGTTTGTCCTGAAGATCAGAACAGAGAAAAACCGTTTTAGTTTAGGAGCTGTCCACAAAACTCCTCTTCAGTGTTTGTTCTGAATCAGAAAATACTATCGGTATTTagtaatattttactttttatttttatatatttgaccacatttttaaattgttatagTTTGGATCTACAGTTGTGTTAAAATTACTGTCAGTTTTAATAATgtattgttttgcatttttatgtttttaatgattttattgttagtTTTGTTAGTTCCTAAGACATTTTAATGCTCCTAGTCTCTTCTTTAATAAAGACGAATGTTGTGAAACTGTCACGGCTGACAGGAAAGACGCTTCAACTCATCACGACTCTGCAAACTCTGGAAAAGTTTCTTTAGCTCTGAATGAGATCTTTTAAAACATCCCCCGTTGACCTACGGCCAACGGGGGATGGTACGAAGCGGTCCGGCCTAATGGGTCCGTTCTATAATGGAAACGCGTAAAATACCATACCGGTCCAGTCTGGTCCGGACCACTCACGaggcttcatgaagcttcacgAAGATTCATGAAGATTCATGAAGATTCACGAAGATTCACAaggcttcatgaagcttcatgaatCCTCTGTTCTGTGTAGACTCTCTGCAGCTGCCTCGCTGTACTCCAGGCTCTCAGATTTGGTTCCCGTTCTTGTTTCACTTCAGGACTTGTGGAGGATTCGAGCCCCGTGTGGTCGATGTGAAGGCTTCGATGTCTCTCCCATGGATGAGATGGTTCAGGTAAAACCACTAAATCACTCCAAGGATGAGAAGACTTTCACTGACTCTCTGCTAAGAAATGAAAGTCTCACCTGTGGACTCACCTGGACTCTCCTGTCCTCGCAGCGCTCTCTGGACTTCCGGGAGTCGCGGGAGGCGGAGCCCCACCCCCTGTGGGAGTATCCGTGCCGAGCTCTGACCCCGTCCGCCGCTGTCATGACGTTCGACTTCACCCAGTGTGTCCCCACCCAGCCAATCAGCAGCCAGGGCTCCCTGCCTCTGGTCAGGTACGGCGTCTTCCGTTGGCGTGCTCGACCTCTTGGAGGCGTGGCTTCAGGCGTCTTTTCCACCTCTGTTTCAGGAGCGGTCGCTGCCATGGAGTCGTGCTGTGGATGGAGTATCAGCTGACTGATGACATAAGCGTCAGCACAGGTCTGACTGCACCAATCAGTGAACAGGTACCTCTCACCTGATGGTCTGACGATGAGGAACCGGACAGTTCTAGAAGAatctgtaaacatttatttttagatttcctcTGCAGCAGTTTTCATGAACGATTCCTAAAATGTTCTGCTGTGTTCTGAATGAGTCGGATCAAAGCTCCACCTCTCGTATCCAGACGATCGGGTCTGCTGGAACCGACTCAGCTTCATCTGCTCCGTCTCTGCAGGGCGGCTGTGAATGGAGTCGGCACAGGAAGCAGGCGGTGTACTTCCTGCGGTCGCCGTGGCAGAGTTCAGGTGACGGCGGCGCCGCGCTGTCTTACAGCTTCACCTTTGAACCCGGCTCAGGTGATGTTAGGATGGACTTCAGCGTCGGCGCTCTGTGACGACAGACAGTCTGGAGATTCACTCTGGAAATGTTTTCTAtgatttatttggatttcattCTGAAACTCAAACATAAATGATTCCTTTACAAAAAGATGGAGTCCGTCATGTTAAAGTATAACAGGTTTTATTCAGCTCTGAAAACAGAATCTTACTGAATCTTTTTCCtcaaatattcaataaaaccaaataattgATTAGGTTTAGTCTCAGTTGTGGTGCTTTTGtcctaaaataaaactattgaaGGAAGAAACAAACTGGATTGTTTGCAGTCTTTCTCACCACACTGAAAATACTGAACcgctttttcaaaataaaagttttcctttCATTAAATCTGAATGTTCATGTTGGCGCTCGGCCGTCGATGAATATAATCTGATCTAGAGTTGTAGTCTCTTCAGATCAGGACTCAGGATCAGACGGATGACTCCGGCACTCCTGGAGAAACCTGCTGATCCTGCCGACAGCAGATCCAGGTTTCAGggattacagagaaaaaaagagttctgGATGTTTGTTGTTCTGTCTCCTCGTCTTCAggaagttgtgagcgttcagcatcAGACTCCTCACCTTAGATTACCTGCTAATGCGCCTCATCAGAGTCGCTCAAACAGAACCTGGAACCGAGCGGTTCTGGTCGTCATGACAGCAGCAGCATGGATCTGATTCTAGGAGCTGACAGAGAACATCATGTCATCTCACATATTCATCTGAATTTATCCATTTTAAAGTAATCGAGTCACTTCAAAACCTGCTTTTCATCTGAATATTTCAACACTTCAAAATGAGAATTTCACATTATTCTACGTTTAAATAGTAGATCTGTTTGTGGTCTCAGCAGCAGCACACATGTAAAAACAGTGTTAACACTCAGATGAAAGTATTAGTCtccttccaatgaaaatccagttttttgagTTATCATgtctgttctctttcagaagaaaaatgacagacaaatataatcataaatcatttaatttctgcatttccgagtatttctccttttaaatcagtcaaactgtcttggacagactctgtttgaatgaatgatcttctttccatcaacagctctgctgcacatgcactaaaccctcatctgttcctagtgtctagttcaggttctggagaagagaagatggtatcttcacattgactgcagtcaaatgagccgccgttcacatttctgtggtcaaatcagcatcactggatttttggtgtgagtttcatccaatacttacggtagcaggactgagaacgctggaaaatctccaccagactccacggagcttcttgatgtgaccacggaaatgtgaacggcggctcatttgaccgcagttggaaaggattgtaaatcaatgaaagagcattttgatgttagctttgattattttatcaagaactctgagaaaccaatgattgaatgtattgatcacagtcaataaacattggagaattagctaaaagagtctttggtgaactggaaggagaaagaatcaggattttggaggaagttctgtccatgaagatcttcacttcctcggatcagaaccatacggctggacatcacccagattgatggatgtttttatgtaataacggtgaagatttacgttagcgagacacagagctatcatatcaggggcggagctccaacaGTCAcgtcccctcagaggagatcttggaatcagaggcttcagatcaacatgaaaaatggcttttaaagacatttaagttgtgggattttggttaaaaatgtcattaaaacactactgggaatgtttttgtaaacaagaatattttcacagggggactttaagagtaaatctacatttttatctgtaaatGGACTCAGACATTCCTATAACTGCAGAGAATCTAAAACCacttttgctttatttactttatttaacttgGACTTGTGGAGAACAGCTATGAGCTCTGAACATCAAACACATGAATGCCTTCAAACTGAGCCTCTCTGGTTTATTGTAAAACATGGATCATCATCCAGATGAAATGCAGATGCTGTGATGTTTCATGAAGACACAAACGTAAACGGGAAGAAACTTTCTGGAACGCTGAGCTTTGGTCTGAGTGACACTCTCTCTCATCAGCCAATTTATCCTCCGTGGATCATGTGATCCGTAAGATCAGATCCGCCTCACagggatgaagatgaagatctTGCTGTCGTCTCTGAGTGTGGactggtttccatagaaacggGAAtgtgtggaggagaagcggcgcCTCCACAGACTCAAGCGTCCGTCAGCGAGTTGTCATCAAGGACGATCTTCTCTCCGGGTTTGAATGCTGGCATCCCCAGGTACGGGCAGCTGGCGCACCTGAAGGCGTCGCCCAGGTAACACTGAGAACGGAAACAGCAGGTTAGTTTAGAGGCAGACAGGAAGAGGCAGACAGGAAGAGACGGACAGGAAGAGACGGACAGGAAGAGGCAGACAGGAAGAGACGGACAGGAATAGGCAGACAGGAAGAGACAGACAGGAAGAGACGGACAGGAAGAGGCAGACAGGAAGAGACGGACAGGAAGAGACGGACAGGAAGAGACAGACAGGAAGAGGCAGACAGGAAGAGACGGACAGGAATAGGCAGACAGGAAGAGACGGACAGGAAGAGACAGACAGGAAGAGACAGACACTCACACTTCCACAGGCAGACTTTGGCAGCTCGGCTTTCTGCTTGGCGTTactctccagctcctctgccAGGCCGCATGTGCTGCACAGAGTTAACCCAGAAACACAACgtgatgaagcagaagagaaCTTCACATCTGTGGAAAacatccagatttcagctctcAAAATAATCCCATATCATTACCCTCCCACCACTTTTCCAGGTTAATCTTCAAATCCCTTTTCTGAAGATCAACTCCTCAAATCTCTGCTGATCATCCTGAACAGACTCCAAACGGTCATGAATGATCTTCTGTCTCCTCAGCTACATCTGATCTGGTTTGATTTGGAtccatttctgacattttactcTGAATGTTCTGATGAGCAGCAGCTGGAATCTGGAGGTCATGTTCTCTACAGTCTGGTCTCTGTGACTGACCGTAACTTTGGATCCTTTCTCCTCTTGGTAATAATTCATTCATTAGTAATTAACGGTAATAAGAGCTAAAAGTACAAAGTAGTTTGTAAAGAAAGCAGAAATGTTTAGAAGTGTTTAGCAGATTTTTGGTGCagttttgcacatttgtttttgattttacagCACATTGTGTTc includes these proteins:
- the prmt7 gene encoding protein arginine N-methyltransferase 7 isoform X1, with product MKTFCGGANPTTGAPDREEESEEFDEFDYHQEIARSCYADMLHDHDRNEKYYEGIRGAVARLKARGETVIVLDIGTGTGLLSMMAVTAGADLCYAVEVFKPMAEAAQNIVQRNGFSDQIKIINKHSSDVSVGPDADMQTRANLLITELFDTELIGEGALPSYEHAHRHLVQERCEAVPHRATVYAQLVESELLWGWTQLQPTEVGGLRLLPPPAVSRCAGAHSVCDVQLSQVSPASFTPLSPVCSMFSVDFSKPVSSAFQTHSSQFVARGSGRGQVVLSWWDLHMDPAGDVVCSMAPSWMYADPKGAPWRDHWMQSVYFLPEESPVTEGAELCLTVCHDAYSLWFSVQPHSQKDQQTEAPPPRPNCTCQAHLVWTRPRFGELNDRRRTERYVQALRSVLKEDGVCLSVSDGSLLPVLAHLLGAKKVYSLENSRMSKQVIEQVMEANGVTAGVELLEIRADHLSRNDLGDQQVSLLMGEPFFSTSLLPWHSLFFWYCRSALSGLLRPDATILPCSASLHVAAVEFQDLWRIRAPCGRCEGFDVSPMDEMVQRSLDFRESREAEPHPLWEYPCRALTPSAAVMTFDFTQCVPTQPISSQGSLPLVRSGRCHGVVLWMEYQLTDDISVSTGLTAPISEQGGCEWSRHRKQAVYFLRSPWQSSGDGGAALSYSFTFEPGSGDVRMDFSVGAL
- the prmt7 gene encoding protein arginine N-methyltransferase 7 isoform X2; translation: MAEAAQNIVQRNGFSDQIKIINKHSSDVSVGPDADMQTRANLLITELFDTELIGEGALPSYEHAHRHLVQERCEAVPHRATVYAQLVESELLWGWTQLQPTEVGGLRLLPPPAVSRCAGAHSVCDVQLSQVSPASFTPLSPVCSMFSVDFSKPVSSAFQTHSSQFVARGSGRGQVVLSWWDLHMDPAGDVVCSMAPSWMYADPKGAPWRDHWMQSVYFLPEESPVTEGAELCLTVCHDAYSLWFSVQPHSQKDQQTEAPPPRPNCTCQAHLVWTRPRFGELNDRRRTERYVQALRSVLKEDGVCLSVSDGSLLPVLAHLLGAKKVYSLENSRMSKQVIEQVMEANGVTAGVELLEIRADHLSRNDLGDQQVSLLMGEPFFSTSLLPWHSLFFWYCRSALSGLLRPDATILPCSASLHVAAVEFQDLWRIRAPCGRCEGFDVSPMDEMVQRSLDFRESREAEPHPLWEYPCRALTPSAAVMTFDFTQCVPTQPISSQGSLPLVRSGRCHGVVLWMEYQLTDDISVSTGLTAPISEQGGCEWSRHRKQAVYFLRSPWQSSGDGGAALSYSFTFEPGSGDVRMDFSVGAL